Genomic window (Rhodohalobacter sp. SW132):
GAGCGCCAGCGAACAATCTCCTCAACCATCCGTTTCGCTACATTCTTCCCATACAGATCAGGCCTCACTTTCTTAGGAGTAAAATCCATGATCTTGCCTGCAACGTTCTCATCCTCTGCATCCAGGAGCATATTCCATTCTGCCTCTACCGTTTCCACCCACTCTGTTTCCGGGCGAATGGTGATACACGGTTTTCCGGCAAGGTAGGCCTCCTTCTGTAACCCCCCGGAATCCGTAATGACCTTTTCGCACCCTTTAAGCAGTTTTTGAAATTCAAGATATCCCTGGGGCGGACTTAGCTTAATGTTATCCGGAACCTGGATACTGTTTTTATCGATTATATTCTCTGTACGCGGGTGAACAGGGAACTTCACCTCACGGTCCAGCTCCGACAGCATGTTAAGCAATTTCTGAAGCTTTTCAGGATCATCAACGGTGTAGGGCCGGTGCAGTGTCAGCAGGTAATATTCAGTTTCGGGCAGATGATCTCCGAGGATATTGTTGTGCACATATTCAAAGGTATCGGCCATGATATCCCCGGTGAGGATGGTACGGTCTTTTAACCCTTCCCTTTCCAAATGCTTAACCGCCTCCGGGGTGGGCGCAAACAGCAGGTCTGCGGTATGGTCGGCTACCACGCGGTTGATCTCCTCCGGCATGGAGCGGTTGAAACTTCGTAAACCGGCTTCGATATGCAGCGACGGCACTTCCATTTTTGATGCTGCCAGGCAGGCCGCCAGCGTAGAGTTGGTATCGCCGAAAGACAGGACCATGTCCGGTTTTATTTGCTCGATCTGCTCTTCAATCCCCTCCAGCATCTTTCCGGTCTGGGCTCCGTGTTTTCCGGAACCGATCTCTAAATTAATATCGGGCTCAGGAATATTGAGCTGCTCAAAAAACAGGTCCGACATCTCCGCGTCGTAATGCTGACCGGTATGGATGATAAACTCTTCATGATTTTTCCGAAGCTCGCGAGATAAAGGCCCTAACTTGATGAATTGTGGACGTGCGCCTACGACTGAGATGATTTTCATTGGTTCTGTCTTTGTGATTAATGGTTTTGAAATGGATGATTGAGTACCGCAGAATAACCAGCTAATAACCGCAGAGTTGCACAGTGTTATCCGCAGAGGGTCACCGAGTTTCTATATTCCACAGTGCGACACTGTTGTGTACTCTGTGTCCCACTGTGGTTAATAACCACGGAGTTTTTAACTTCTCAACCTTAAAGAAGTGATTTAAAAATTGTATTACTTCCGGGATCCATTCGGCTATGGTGGACAGTCAGGATATCAGCCTGATCATCATTTACTAAACGGTATATTATCCTGTAATATCCAAGAATAATTTCCCTTATTGAATCATCATCAATTTCGGGAACGATCCTGCCCGCCCTGATTTGGCTCTCAAGTACTTTTACAGCCTTAAAAAACCTCTCCGTTTGAATGGAAGCATATACACGGGAATCTTTTGCTATATATTCAGCGATCTGGTCAATATCGTTAATAGATTGAGGCGTCCACCTTACCCGAGCCATTTACCGAGTTTTTGTTTTGCTTCTTCGGTGCTTACTGTTTTCTTATCCTTTGATTGCTGCAGGCCGGTTTCAATTTTTTCAATCACCAATAACCGCTCAAACAGCTCATCAACCGAAAACTGGTCCGGCAGCTGTTCAAGGCCCTGAATTACACTTTTTTTGGAAATCATATCTATACTCATTTTTTCAAAAATATATCGAATAAAATCAAAACCTGCAGGATGTATTACCATTCAAATACCGTACAGGTTTAGGAGTTGAAAAGGAAGTTTATACGTTTATATAGCCAAGATTAACATTAAACCCATGAGCATTCCAATATAGTTTATGCGTTTATTCATTCACTTCGTGAATTTGTTTATCCGTTTATGAACACCTAACTACATAAACTTATAAACGGATAAACCCTTAAACCTTTCAACTGATAAACTTATAAACTAATCAACCCATAAACTCATAAACCCTGAAACCTCACAATCCCTGCTTTTACAATATTCTTAAAATTCTGCCACACCAACTCCTGAGTCCATAAAACCGGATTATCCGTCCACCGCTGGGGATGAAAATTCATCATAATCTGGTTGGGGAGTTTGCCGGATTTGCAAGCGTTGATAATGTCCTTAGTCGATCGAAATGAATACTTTTTTGATAGTGAAAGTTTTGAGTTTTTAGTGTTGGGTGTTGAGTGTTCGCTCTCTCTCCCACTCTCCCCCTCACTCCCTCTCCCACTCTCCCCTTCACCCAATCTCTCCGTCACAGGCACCTTGTCCCTAATGCTAACCCCCTCCCCGTCCCACCTCCTTCCGGTATCTGTCAAATACAGCACTTTCGAAAAATCGAGATCGAAGTAGGGTTCCGCAATAATTCCTAATTCACGATAATCGTACTTCTTCCAAACTTCTTTGTTGTCGTACGGCGAACGCGGGCTGCCGTGCATGCAGATGGTTTGTACGTCTGCGACCTCCCGAAGCTGCGCCAGGTGCTTTTTTGCCAGCCCGTACGCCTTGTCCACATCCCCCTTGGCGAAGTCCATATCTTCGTAGTGATAGCCGATTTCGTGGCCCATGGATGCGATTTCCCTTATTACCCCATCATCGAACGACTGCGGCACCATCCGGAAATAGTAGGTTCCTTGTATTCCGTTCTCATGCTGAATTTTAGCAAACTGAAGAGAATGTTCTTTTCGAGCATCTACGTCGTGGCGTAGGAGGATTACTTTTTTTTCAGGTTGTTCTGTAAACTCGCGATAAGTTTGGAAGCCATAACCTACTTCAATAAAGCTTATAAGAAGTTTCTTATAAATTGATACCGTAAAATCTTTTTTCACTTCTCAAACGTTTTGATCACTTTTGCCGGCATTCCTACCGCAACTGAATAATCCGGTATGTCTTTCGTAACGACTGCCCCTGCACCGATAACTGCCCCTTTTCCAATTGTTACTCCCGGCATGATGATCGCACCAATCCCAATGTGTGCTCCATCTTTAATTTTAACACCTGCCACTTTTAGAGGGCACTCCATAACAGGTTTATCTATTTCATAAAATTTTAGATCGCGCTGATGGCATAATATCATAACCCCTCCTGTCACCCACACATTTTTACCAATCTCAATTAAGTCCGGATTTGAATCGTCAATTTGAACTGTCCTGTTAATTTTGGAACCTTTTCCAATTTTAACACCTCTCATTCTGTGCAGCATCGTAGTTATATGTGCCGGGAAGGTAAAGGGTATGATAACTGAGATTATCCGAATCCAGATACCTTTTACCACAGAATTGAATGTACGTTCATTATTTGACATCAGAGTTGGTTGATATAATTTAACAACTGCACATTGGGATCTTGAATAGATTTAAAATAAGATACTTTTCTCTCATTCCATTCTGACTTTGATTCATCGTCCTCTAATAATTCAAATGCTTTATCCACTGCCATATCTATAGAACTAAAGTTATGCAACAGATTTAATTGATTTTCAAGAAATACAAAGTTGCTCATATCATCGGGTCCCACGAAAGAATTACAGCGTATTGCAGGTGTACCCAGTAAAGCGGCTTCAGTAGCCATAGATTGGGAGTCCCCCATATAGAGCGACGCGTGATGCATAAGCTGGTGCATAACATTTGGTGATGCACTGAATTTATTTCCTTCCAATTCAACTGGCAGCTTTTTTTCTGATGATATAATTACCCGCCCATACAATTCCAGTTTTTTTACCAATTCAATTTTTTCTTGGTCAGGCAGTCCGCTCTTTCCGATATCATGATTTGCCCCCCAGCCGATAAATCTTAAAAGAATTAATTTTTGATCCGGATTAATTCCATGCTTTGAAAGTATTTCAGGATTTGGTGTAAAGTAATCCGGGTGCAGGTAACAGCTTTCAAAAAAGGTATCCAGCTTCACATGCTTCTTACCAAAATCCAGCTCAAAGCAATGCTGAGTTATTATAAGGTCCGATAACCTGGATACAAATTTATTGGTCAGTGCCACAACTTCGGAATCCGGGGTTATAATTGTTTTATAACTGAATAATGGAGACAAAAACGCAGAGTAGGGAGAAGCTTTGCTGAATACCACATCGGGTTTAAATGCACGAATAACTTTGGCAAATGCAGCCATTAACCCCACTGAATTGGTAAGCTTATTCACAATACCGGCTTTCACACCCCCGATTTTCACATATTCAACTCCTTCACTGATTAACAGTTCTTCAAGGATATCTTTTGCCTTGATGACAAATAAAAAATCATCAAACTTATGGTAGATATGCTTCACCTGGTAATAATGCTTGGGGTGATGAAGTTCAAAGAGTACTTTCATGTAATAATCTAACTATCATTTAACTACTTATTGAGTGAGGGTTAATTTTTTTTGTAATTAAACGAACAAACCCATCTATACTCTTTAAAAAGGTTACGATTATGTCTTTCTGTGAAATATCATTATGAATGACTTTGACGATATCACCATCTATCTTTGCAATATTCTTCTTACTCAATAGGGTATCTCTTTGATAAAGCCAGTCGTTAAAGATCCATTTATATGCTATTCCAGATTTGTATTCTTTAGTTTCTACTTTTTTTCCTTTTGCCAAATTATAATAGTCCCAAGCTATTGATAAGCCAATTTTTTCAGAAAGTGCATATGAACCCCAAAACTTGGGATTGATCTCCATCAGAACCAGCTCTCCTTCTGCCGTTTCTTTGAATTCTATCATCGCCACGCCATTCCATTCCAATGAGGTAAGAATCTTACGCCCAATTTTTTTTAATTCTTTATTGTTAGTACTGACCGCAAATGTGCTGGAGCCGCCGGTTACAGGGTACTCGTGTATTCGTCTATGTGTATAGTCGTATATACATTCTCCGTTTTTGTACAATCCGTAATACCCCACTCCATGCCCTAAAATATATTCTTGAATAACCGGTGGTTGTATATTTCCTTCTTTATATCCATATCCCGTTAAGATTTCTTCAACCTCTTTTAAGCTATTGCAATATTTTACACCTGTTTCACCCACGTTTACAAATTTAAGAACCACCGGAAAAGAAAGTTCAGATAATCTTTCTGAAATTTTACTCAAATCATCTGACGTATCATAAATAGTTTTAGGGCACAGAATATTGATTG
Coding sequences:
- the wecB gene encoding non-hydrolyzing UDP-N-acetylglucosamine 2-epimerase; protein product: MKIISVVGARPQFIKLGPLSRELRKNHEEFIIHTGQHYDAEMSDLFFEQLNIPEPDINLEIGSGKHGAQTGKMLEGIEEQIEQIKPDMVLSFGDTNSTLAACLAASKMEVPSLHIEAGLRSFNRSMPEEINRVVADHTADLLFAPTPEAVKHLEREGLKDRTILTGDIMADTFEYVHNNILGDHLPETEYYLLTLHRPYTVDDPEKLQKLLNMLSELDREVKFPVHPRTENIIDKNSIQVPDNIKLSPPQGYLEFQKLLKGCEKVITDSGGLQKEAYLAGKPCITIRPETEWVETVEAEWNMLLDAEDENVAGKIMDFTPKKVRPDLYGKNVAKRMVEEIVRWRSR
- a CDS encoding type II toxin-antitoxin system RelE/ParE family toxin, translated to MARVRWTPQSINDIDQIAEYIAKDSRVYASIQTERFFKAVKVLESQIRAGRIVPEIDDDSIREIILGYYRIIYRLVNDDQADILTVHHSRMDPGSNTIFKSLL
- a CDS encoding acyltransferase, with translation MSNNERTFNSVVKGIWIRIISVIIPFTFPAHITTMLHRMRGVKIGKGSKINRTVQIDDSNPDLIEIGKNVWVTGGVMILCHQRDLKFYEIDKPVMECPLKVAGVKIKDGAHIGIGAIIMPGVTIGKGAVIGAGAVVTKDIPDYSVAVGMPAKVIKTFEK
- a CDS encoding DUF354 domain-containing protein, which gives rise to MKVLFELHHPKHYYQVKHIYHKFDDFLFVIKAKDILEELLISEGVEYVKIGGVKAGIVNKLTNSVGLMAAFAKVIRAFKPDVVFSKASPYSAFLSPLFSYKTIITPDSEVVALTNKFVSRLSDLIITQHCFELDFGKKHVKLDTFFESCYLHPDYFTPNPEILSKHGINPDQKLILLRFIGWGANHDIGKSGLPDQEKIELVKKLELYGRVIISSEKKLPVELEGNKFSASPNVMHQLMHHASLYMGDSQSMATEAALLGTPAIRCNSFVGPDDMSNFVFLENQLNLLHNFSSIDMAVDKAFELLEDDESKSEWNERKVSYFKSIQDPNVQLLNYINQL